Sequence from the Paenibacillus tundrae genome:
TGGCTGCAATTCAATGAGTGACCCAGCCATTGTGGTGGAGATGGGGAAGTCTTCAACGGTCACTGTGCGTTGCGTACCACCTCCTGGTGCTCGCCTAGGCTGTTTGGCGAGAAGTGGATAACGGTGAGGTGTTGTCAGTTCTGAATTACGGCGATATGTACCGGAAGAGGAACTGTCATTGGGAACAGGCCCTTTGGCAAAGTAGGCTTCGCCCTGATTCAGCTTAGCTGCTTGTTCTTCGGTGATGCCAAGATTCTGAGCTACAATGTTGTTCGGGGTCTGTGTAAGGAAATCCGTAATGCTGAATGTGTGATCCTCCGAGAAATCGCCGTTATCAAAAATCAAAATGAAATGACATTCGTCCGGGCCGAGTCCCTGGATGGAATGTCCATATCCACGCGGAAAATACCAGACATCACCGGGCTCGAACGTATCTGTGTAGGCATGTCCATCCGGATGAATGACTGTTGTACGACAGGAACCGCTGATGACATATGCCCATTCTGCTGCATTCGCATGCCAATGTAATTCGCGCATCCCGCCTGGTTCTAAGCGCATGGATACGCCAGCAATGCCAATGGAAGCAGGGAAATCTTTAACCGATGCACCGCGGGTGATTCCGCCAGAGCCTGTCCGAGGTTCCTTTTGTTCAAGCCGATATTTAAAAGATGTCATCATGATTCCTCCTCATATCAAATTAGGTTTACATGTAAAAAGTTGAATATACCGTCTATGTTCTTTTAACCATATCCTACGAATCTATTCAGCTATACCTTAGTTAATATGAGGCAAATGGGAATCATTCATTCGAGGGTCATTCCATTTTTTTGTACATATTGTGTTGCAGGTTCGCGGTGAGTCGAATGATAGACCACATTAGCGGGTTTATAATTAATAATTTTGAACAATTCCTCGGCCATATAACCGGGGCTGTGTCTGAACTCCTGATGAATCCACTCGATAATCATGCCGAAGATAGCATGAGATTGATAACTTGCGAGCAACTCGCGGTTGATATGCGTTGGGAATATTTCGTTTAGATCCTGTAAGGCGAGGTCGCGAAGAACATTACAGATCATCTGTTGGAAGCTGGAGGATGCCTCGGATTTGACGGCAAGAGTATAGAATGGGGCGTGCTGATAGACGTGCTCAAAGATGCGGATGGCTGATGATGGCATATGACTGACTTCAAAAACTTCTTTGCCTTGGTAAGGCTCTCGGTAAGAGGTGACCAGGTCTTGAATGACATCGTCTATGATCTCGTCAAACAGGTCTTCTTTGTACTGATAGTGCTTATAGAAGGTTCCCCGATTCAGATCCGCCAACTTCACAATATCGGTAATGGATATTTCTCTAAAAGGTTGCTTTTGCATAAGCTTAATGAGTGCATGTTTCAGCGCAGCTTTGGATTTCTTAATTCTTCGATCCGTGGATTCGGTAGGGTCTGACATCAAATTTCCTCCCTTAGTATAGGTTGTTCAAAAAGTGAGTCTATCTTCATCCCATCTTCTCGGTACTGAAAAGCGAACTTTTTGAACTCGTATTTTAGCAGTTGTTCAAAAAGTACGGTTTAATAAACGTACAATAGGCGTTTGAAGTGTTGGTTAACGTACAATAGGGCAAGCTTTTACTGATTGATCCCAAAAGCTATGACTTATTATACTAAGGATACAAGTTAATGAACATTTGTTTGTTAACTTATTGTAAACGAATACAAAAAGGAGGAATTAAGATATGAAACTTCAAGATAAAGTTGCTGTTGTGACAGGTGCAGGTTCAGGCATGGGGCGAGCGATTGCCACACTATATGCTAGAGAAGGTGCCAAAGTCGTTGTGTCAGATATTAACGAACAGTCCGCTCAGACGGTTGCTAGTGAGATCAAGGAATCAGGCGGAGAAGCCATCGTGGTTTTGGCTAATGTAGCCAAAGAAGAAGATGTGCAAAATCTGATTGATGTGACGGTAAGTACCTATGGGACTGTGGATATTCTGGTGAATAATGCAGGCATCATGGATGGCATGGAGCCAGCAGCAGATATCACCGATGAGAAGTGGGAGAGATTGTTCGCCGTAAATACAACCAGCGTAATGCGGACTACGCGTAAAGTATTGCCGATCTTCCAAGAGAAACAAAAAGGAGTCATCGTGAACATTGCTTCAGCAGGTGGATTGCACGGCGGACGTGCGGGAGCCGCTTATACAGCTTCCAAACACGCAGTAATTGGTTTCACCAAAAATACGGGATACATGTATGCCGAGCAAGGCATTCGTTGTAATGCCATCGCTCCAGGGGCTGTGGCAACTAACATTAGCTCCTCAATGACAGGAATCAGCCCATTTGGTGCTGGACGCCAACAACTAGGTATGGCGATCAACCCACGTGTAGGTACGAGTGAAGAGATTGCCAAAGTGGCTTTGTTCCTCGGCTCGGATGAATCTAGCTTCGTTAACGGAACCGTCATTACGGCTGATGCAGGCTGGAGTTCATACTAATTCGAGTGCATAGTGGTAGAATCGCTAATGAAAGAATGATCGGACGGAGCATGTAAAAATCAATGCAATTACAGCACTTCAAGTGCTCAAAGAGAACATACACGACCGTGCGTATAATGCTGTGAAATGAACTAAGAGCCGCATCTCATGATGCGGCTTCTTTATGGTGACTCTACAAACGAGTCAACCTCATGTATCGTGTTTAATTCCATCGGAAATTGGGACAAACGTTTGCACTGCCACACTTAGACCTGACTATGTCAGCTCAGTGACGACTTAGTTTTGGAGTACAGTGAGGATTCTCGCACAATTAATCGATGTGGAATAATGACGGGATTATGCGTTTGCGGCTCCCCGCCTATAATTTTGAGTAACACTTGAACTGCCGTATAGCCAAGCTGATAGGTTCCGATATCGATGGAGCTGAGTGGCGGTGAAGCCAGTTCGGATAAGGCTATATTGTTAAAACTGACCACGCTAATATCCTCAGGTACCTGATATCCCAGCTCGGCAAGAGCTCTTAATACTCCAAAAGCCACATTATCATCAATAACAACAATAGCTGTCGGTCTATCAGGCAAAGACATGAATAGAGACATCGCTCGGAATCCGCTCTCCTGTAGGAATTCACCCTCCACAATCCAGTCCCGATTGGCATGTAACTCTGCTTCGGCAAGAGCCTTCTGATATCCTCGCATACGATCATGGGATAACGTAATTTCCGGCGGGCCACTCACGAATCCAATCCGCGTATGTCCTTGTGCAATCAGATGCTGCGTTGCATCATAAGCAGTCTGCACATTGTCATTATCCACCATGGGTGCATTCGGGTGAGCTTCGCTGCGACCGATCAATACAAAAGGAAACTCTTCCTCTTCCAGAAATGAAATGATCGGATCATCTCGCTTCGAACCTAGCAGCAGAATGCCATCTACTCTTCGGCCATGAACAAGCCGGGATATGGCGTGCAATTCATCGTCGGATGATGTTTCGGTTGTTAGTAGCAATTCATAATTGTTGCGTGTGGCGAGTGTAATAATACCTCGTAGCAATTCCCCAAAGAAGTAGTTCTGGAACAACTCCTCTGCAGGGCGCGGAAGCATAATCCCAAGGGTTTGCGTCGTTTTGGACACAAGGCTCTTCGCCATAATATTGGGATGATAGTTGAGTTCTTTCATAATTTTCTTTACTTTAAGAGACGTCTCGGTGCTAATTCTGGGATGGTTGGAAATCACCCGTGATACTGTAGAAGGGGAGACACCCGCCAATTTGGCTATATCCTTGATCGTAATCATGTAAAAAGTCCCCTCTGAACAATCATTTCAACTTTCCCCTATGGTAATGCAAAGGATACGAGAAATCAATTATTACCTACCTAATACAGAATGCGAAGGAAGTAAAATAAAGGAAGAATGAGTTAGAAGAAGGGAATAGAGAATTACTTCGGCAAAATGAAAGAAAATGGTTAAAATTGAAGCAATATGGCTTGTGCAAACGTTTGTACAAAGAAAGAATCTTATTGTATGATGTGAGTGTTATTGTAGCGCTTACATCATTGGTTTTACACACTTCTTAGTATATTTCCCCCTACATATTGAACAAAAATGTGATTCTGTCTTTTATTTGAGCAAACGTTTGTACAAAAAAGAACAAGGATCATAACACCTGACATTCTACGCAGATCAAAGGGTGAGAGAGCGCAATTTCGTTGAACCAAACAGAGGGAAGGGGACATTTTACATGAGAAAATGGCAAGGGGCAACATGGTCTATCGTCATGGCTTTTACACTGGTTGCATGCTCGGCAGGAGGGGGAACTACATCTCCAACGACAGCAGGCGAGAATCCGGAAGAAGCTGTACAACTGACAGCCGAGAATCTTCAACCAGAGGAAGGAGCAACCTTGGTCATCTGGGAGGACAAAAATCAAAGCAGCTTCATTGAGCAAAGAGTGCAAAAGTTCGAAGAGAAGTACGGTGTAACCGTCAAAATGGAGGAATTGCCTCCGACGGATCAGGTGACGAAATTAACGACAGATGGACCGGCAGGGCTGGCAGCAGACGTGGTCGTGTTTCCACATGACAAAATTGGTAGCGCTTCAGAAGCAGGACTGATCTTGCCAAATGACATTTTTGAAGCAGAAACCGTAGCGAATACAAGTGAGAATGCCCTCAAGGCGGTGACTTTCAAGGATATCTTGTACGGATATCCGTACAGCGTTGAGACATATGCCCTCTTTTATAACAAAGCATTATACCCGGAAGCTCCACAAAACTTCGATGAGATTATCAGCTTCGCCCAAACCTTCA
This genomic interval carries:
- a CDS encoding cupin domain-containing protein codes for the protein MMTSFKYRLEQKEPRTGSGGITRGASVKDFPASIGIAGVSMRLEPGGMRELHWHANAAEWAYVISGSCRTTVIHPDGHAYTDTFEPGDVWYFPRGYGHSIQGLGPDECHFILIFDNGDFSEDHTFSITDFLTQTPNNIVAQNLGITEEQAAKLNQGEAYFAKGPVPNDSSSSGTYRRNSELTTPHRYPLLAKQPRRAPGGGTQRTVTVEDFPISTTMAGSLIELQPGALREMHWHPNADEWQYYISGQAEMTVFLAEGHAVTEHFEAGDVGYAPMGAGHYIKNTGDDVCRVLIGFNSGHYEAIDLSEWIAGNPDDLLSTNLGMSKEEAAQLPNDTLFIAPDPHKDQNQS
- a CDS encoding TetR/AcrR family transcriptional regulator, with translation MSDPTESTDRRIKKSKAALKHALIKLMQKQPFREISITDIVKLADLNRGTFYKHYQYKEDLFDEIIDDVIQDLVTSYREPYQGKEVFEVSHMPSSAIRIFEHVYQHAPFYTLAVKSEASSSFQQMICNVLRDLALQDLNEIFPTHINRELLASYQSHAIFGMIIEWIHQEFRHSPGYMAEELFKIINYKPANVVYHSTHREPATQYVQKNGMTLE
- a CDS encoding SDR family oxidoreductase — its product is MKLQDKVAVVTGAGSGMGRAIATLYAREGAKVVVSDINEQSAQTVASEIKESGGEAIVVLANVAKEEDVQNLIDVTVSTYGTVDILVNNAGIMDGMEPAADITDEKWERLFAVNTTSVMRTTRKVLPIFQEKQKGVIVNIASAGGLHGGRAGAAYTASKHAVIGFTKNTGYMYAEQGIRCNAIAPGAVATNISSSMTGISPFGAGRQQLGMAINPRVGTSEEIAKVALFLGSDESSFVNGTVITADAGWSSY
- a CDS encoding LacI family DNA-binding transcriptional regulator, which encodes MITIKDIAKLAGVSPSTVSRVISNHPRISTETSLKVKKIMKELNYHPNIMAKSLVSKTTQTLGIMLPRPAEELFQNYFFGELLRGIITLATRNNYELLLTTETSSDDELHAISRLVHGRRVDGILLLGSKRDDPIISFLEEEEFPFVLIGRSEAHPNAPMVDNDNVQTAYDATQHLIAQGHTRIGFVSGPPEITLSHDRMRGYQKALAEAELHANRDWIVEGEFLQESGFRAMSLFMSLPDRPTAIVVIDDNVAFGVLRALAELGYQVPEDISVVSFNNIALSELASPPLSSIDIGTYQLGYTAVQVLLKIIGGEPQTHNPVIIPHRLIVRESSLYSKTKSSLS